From the Ascaphus truei isolate aAscTru1 chromosome 15, aAscTru1.hap1, whole genome shotgun sequence genome, one window contains:
- the APCDD1L gene encoding protein APCDD1-like, producing MMTECYWVLGCLAALSSSNKLWDVPVPPDQQLGSARLHWEPQCQYQLRHLQDGARITALLPPRVEGHWISTGCEVRPGPEFLTRSYTFYPNRLLKALQFYYTDAHCREPSYSLVIKGKLRLRQASWITRGATEADYHLHKVGVVFHSQEAMSDIRARMNRTCAGFVSTGRSWAPGRVYELLSAKAGRDCTSALGFTMHELSLVRLEKQYNAQQMGGLVEKLFLGDIHTERSERIHYRPTGYQQPLQSAMHHVHPCQVCGIIYRSDEHRPPILPETSPLPPPRLTGKWVSTQCEVRPAVLFLTRYLTFHGANQSWEGYYYHYDDPLCKQPTFTLYASGHYTKGVHAENARGGTELVFKVSRAWVKPMNQASLWMLNASQPGSCGDAGSWAVGVEQDITATGGCHALGIQLPHTEHELFKIEQDARERQLLYMGERPTDGGSPDTPRKRPTSYQPPLIQCAGEPPGPTTHSPLGGTRSTAPLLQPRPTVLLSLFIIALIYRRN from the exons CCCTGTCTTCTAGTAACAAGCTGTGGGATGTGCCAGTTCCACCGGATCAGCAGCTCGGTTCTGCAAGACTTCACTGGGAGCCACAGTGCCAGTACCAACTGCGCCACCTGCAGGATGGTGCCCGCATTACTGCCCTGCTGCCACCCAGAGTAGAAGGACACTGGATTTCCACCGG ATGTGAGGTTCGACCCGGCCCAGAGTTTCTCACCAGATCCTACACCTTCTACCCCAACCGTTTGCTCAAAGCTCTCCAGTTCTACTACACGGACGCTCACTGCCGGGAACCCTCCTATTCCCTGGTGATCAAGGGAAAGCTGCGACTTCGTCAGGCCTCGTGGATAACAAGGGGGGCCACGGAGGCAGATTACCACCTGCACAAAGTGGGGGTCGTCTTCCACAGCCAAGAAGCCATGAGCGACATCCGAGCTCGGATGAATAGGACCTGTGCTGGGTTTGTGTCCACGGGCAGGTCCTGGGCACCGGGCAGAGTGTACGAGCTTCTCAGCGCCAAAGCCGGCAGGGACTGCACCTCTGCCCTTGGTTTCACCATGCACGAGTTGAGCTTGGTGCGACTGGAGAAGCAGTATAACGCTCAGCAGATGGGGGGCCTGGTCGAGAAGCTCTTTTTGGGCGACATTCATAcggagaggtcagagagaatcCATTACCGGCCAACAGGATACCAGCAGCCCCTGCAGAGCGCCATG CATCACGTGCACCCATGCCAGGTCTGCGGGATAATATACCGATCAGACGAGCACCGCCCCCCTATCTTACCCGAGACGTCACCGCTGCCGCCGCCGCGTCTCACCGGGAAATGGGTCAGCACTCAGTGCGAGGTGCGCCCGGCTGTGCTCTTCCTCACCCGCTACTTGACGTTCCATGGCGCCAACCAATCGTGGGAAGGCTACTATTACCACTACGATGACCCGCTCTGCAAGCAGCCCACGTTCACCCTCTATGCCTCGGGCCACTACACCAAAGGGGTCCACGCGGAGAATGCGCGAGGGGGCACGGAGCTGGTCTTCAAAGTGAGCCGGGCTTGGGTTAAACCGATGAACCAGGCCAGCCTGTGGATGCTGAACGCCTCTCAGCCCGGCAGCTGCGGTGATGCTGGGAGCTGGGCGGTCGGCGTGGAACAGGATATAACCGCCACGGGCGGGTGCCACGCGCTTGGGATCCAGCTCCCGCACACGGAACACGAGCTCTTTAAAATAGAGCAGGACGCCCGAGAGCGCCAGCTGCTGTACATGGGCGAGCGGCCGACGGACGGCGGCAGCCCGGACACACCGCGCAAACGCCCAACGTCCTACCAGCCCCCACTTATCCAGTGCGCCGGTGAGCCCCCCGGCCCAACCACGCACAGCCCTCTGGGCGGGACACGGAGCACAGCGCCCTTATTACAGCCACGTCCCACGGTGCTGCTCTCGCTGTTTATTATAGCGCTGATTTACAGACGGAACTGA
- the VAPB gene encoding vesicle-associated membrane protein-associated protein B/C — protein MAKTEQILVLEPPHELKFRGPFTDVVTTNLKLNNPIDKNVCFKVKTTAPRRYCVRPNSGVIEGGSSINVSVMLQPFDYDPNEKSKHKFMVQSIIAPSDTSDMEAVWKDAKPDDLMDSKLRCMFELPAENDKPHDGEINKIIPSSVTKTESSLSKSLSSNLDDSEYKKVMEENKRLQVEIQRVRDESKQYKEEDGLRMRKMQPSSGPASPSSSLAREEGINTRILALVILFFIIGVIIGKVAL, from the exons GCCCCTTCACAGACGTCGTCACTACAAACCTGAAGCTCAACAACCCCATAGATAAAAATGTATGTTTCAAAGTGAAGACCACGGCGCCACGCAGGTACTGCGTCAGACCTAACAGCGGGGTCATTGAAGGCGGGTCGTCAATTAATGTGTCGG TAATGCTACAGCCATTTGATTACGATCCTAACGAGAAGAGCAAGCATAAGTTCATGGTTCAATCGATAATTGCACCAAGTGACACTTCAGATATGGAAGCCGTA TGGAAAGATGCAAAACCAGATGACCTCATGGATTCCAAACTTCGCTGCATGTTCGAGCTGCCGGCAGAGAATGATAAACCG catgacGGAGAAATAAACAAGATCATACCTAGCAGTGTAACAAAGACAGAATCTTCACTCTCCAAATCACTAAGTTCTAATCTGGATGACTCTGAGTATAAGAAAGTAATGGAGGAGAATAAGAGACTGCAGGTGGAAATCCAGAGGGTACGGGACGAGAGCAAGCAATATAAG GAGGAAGATGGGTTGAGGATGAGGAAGATGCAGCCGTCCAGCGGCCCCGCGTCGCCCTCCTCCAGCCTTGCACGGGAGGAAGGGATAAATACTCGGATACTCGCCTTGGTGATCTTGTTCTTCATTATCGGTGTAATTATAGGGAAAGTGGCCTTGTAA
- the LOC142466429 gene encoding uncharacterized protein LOC142466429 — protein MQTDYVSRGGPPRAGKCATTGQESVPPRSRRLCHHGAGGCATTGQEGCATTGQEDVPPRSRRVCHHGAGECATTEQESVPPRGRRVCHHGQESVPPRAGKCATTGRKVCHHRAGGCATTGQESVPPRGRRVCHHGAGGVCHHGQESVPPRSRRVCHHGAGECATTGQESVPPRGRRVCHHGAGECATTEQEGVPPWAGKCATTGQEGVPPWAGKCATTGQEGVPPRGRKVCHHGAGKCATTGQESVPPRGRKVCHHGAGKCATTGQESVPPRGRKVCHHGAGKCHHGQESVPPFLLWQKQRAAEIQKILFFLYVYKT, from the exons ATGCAGACAGACTACGTTTCAAGGGGTGGGCCACCACGGGCAGGAAAGTGTGCCACTACAGGGCAGGAGAGTGTGCCACCACGGAGCAGGAGGTTGTGCCACCACGGAGCAGGAGGGTGTGCCACCACGGGGCAGGAGGGGTGTGCCACCACGGGGCAGGAGGATGTGCCACCACGGAGCAGGAGGGTGTGCCACCACGGGGCAGGAGAGTGTGCCACCACGGAGCAGGAAAGTGTGCCACCACGGGGCAGGAGGGTGTGCCACCACGGGCAGGAAAGTGTGCCACCACGGGCAGGAAAGTGTGCCACCACGGGCAGGAAAGTGTGCCACCATAGGGCAGGAGGGTGTGCCACCACGGGGCAGGAGAGTGTGCCACCACGGGGCAGGAGAGTGTGCCACCACGGGGCAGGAGGGGTGTGCCACCACGGGCAGGAAAGTGTGCCACCACGGAGCAGGAGGGTGTGCCACCACGGGGCAGGAGAGTGTGCCACCACGGGGCAGGAGAGTGTGCCACCACGGGGCAGGAGAGTGTGCCACCACGGGGCAGGAGAGTGTGCCACCACGGAGCAGGAGGGTGTGCCACCATGGGCAGGAAAGTGTGCCACCACGGGGCAGGAGGGTGTGCCACCATGGGCAGGAAAGTGTGCCACCACGGGGCAGGAGGGTGTGCCACCACGGGGCAGGAAAGTGTGCCACCACGGGGCAGGAAAGTGTGCCACCACGGGGCAGGAAAGTGTGCCACCACGGGGCAGGAAAGTGTGCCACCACGGGGCAGGAAAGTGTGCCACCACGGGGCAGGAAAGTGTGC CACCACGGGGCAGGAAAGTGTGCCACCACGGGGCAGGAAAGTGTCACCACGGGCAGGAGAGTGTGCCACCTTTCCTGCTATGGCAAAAGCAGCGAGCAGCAGAAATccagaaaatacttttttttttgtatgtatataaaaCTTAA